AtacttatttttcttattcactTTCTTATTCACAGGCCATGTTTCGTGATGTGTttatcatttttccttcatATCATGATGACAGTGACAATACGGTCTGCACGACTTTCTAGTATAAATGAGTACCACAGTGGTGGCACTGAATTATCTTGCAACAGGTAGTCAGACGTTatcatcttttttaaaaatcatgtctTAAAAACTATTTATGTATGAAGgccttttttttaagttgttttgtttaacattttcactcttatttctgttttacattttaatgcctAGGAGTGTTTTAAAATTTGTTCatggttgatttatttttaaatgaaaactttAACGTGCCTTGTTCTTGCCTTatgtgtttgacttttttacttttacttcctcTTGTTGTGAAAACCACTTTGTACTGCATCTTATGTATGAACGGTGCTATTTAAtcaagtttattattatttttattatcatattCTTATTCCTATCTGCTGTCGTAatcatgtttttgcttttattgtttttgttttgtgaagcaCTCTATTGTTTTGAAAGTGCTATTTATAAagtttatcattatcattgtcCCAGatgtaacattaaactttaacTCGACTACCATCCTCTATTTTTTAGGAATGAAATCAGATTATACAAAAGCTGACAGTCGTGCTGAGAAAGAAGGCAAACCAGTGTAATCCAGTTGCACATCCAAACCCCTGGGAAATCCTTAATTTTGGCAGTAAAGATGCCCTCTGTCAATACTCACAGGCACCAGTATCTGTTTGCATTGGCTGAGCAGTATGGTGTCCTGGAGCAGACGGtcagagatggagctgaagaGGCTGTGTCCGGCCGGCAGCGAGGCCAAGTGGAGGTTGAACAGCCTCTTCAGCTCACTCAGCGTCAGCACGAAATGCTTCCTGAAAGTCTTTGACACAAAGTCCCGCAGCTCTGGGGAAGGGGAGGTGGCGGGGCTCCCTCCGTTCCCATTGGTGTGATCGGAGATGGGGGATATGGAGATGGGGTAACCGTTGATGGAACCGttagggatggaggaggaggaatgaggGGAAGTTGTGTCCATCGGTTCGTCCTCTCTGTTGATGACGAGCTCCTGTTTGATGTGGGCGCTGGGTTTGGCACCCTGTCTTTTGGCATTCAGGTCCTGCTGTAGGGAAGACTGGTTTTCCCGCACACGATCTTGGGCTGCCTTCAGACGTTGCTCCCCGCTGATATGGACGGGCTCTGGAGAACAAGAATCAGATATTCAAATAAGAGCCAGATGAAGCAACACTACTGCCCTGGAGAAAAATTTGCAATCTAATAACAGCTGTAACACAGCTATGCCCCGATCAGGGACGTCCCAGGCTCATATCAAAGATCACTATCAGGGCGCAGGCTGGGCATATTAAAAACTGGGATCATCCCATCAAATTTCAATCAATATTTGCCTCTTCCCATTTACATCAACTGTCACAAACTGCATGCATTTACTGTATGTCAGATGTACATTCATGTCACTTTGCAATGCAAGTATTTCCACAGAGGCTTgtataaacattaaaacatttaaaacagcatATTTAAGGTTATAACAGTGTTCACTGAAGACCATGACTATTTTTCCCCCTGGGTTGGTTTTATTCACTTTGCTGTATTcacagtgtgtgagagaaagagctcAGACTGGGATTTGATGTGAGCAGATCGGGATAAGGGGGCAAAATGGTAGATCAGGGTCTCCCTAGCCTCGATACGTACCCGGCTGCGGAGCGTTCTTTGGCATAAAGTCCTCTTTAGAGAAGTTGAAGACTTTCTCCAACCTTCAGGAGAAAAGATAACAGGAAATTAATCCTAATACACAGGTCATAACCTGCTCAGAATAATGCCCAACGGCACTTCTATGAATAAGAAGCACACCCTGATGAACGGTGGAACTTCTTAAATCTAAAAGACAAAtgacctttttaaaaaataatgagtcTTCCTGTTATTCCGAGGGTAACCTACTTGCTCTGGATGCCAAGCCACAGCATGTGCTGCCTGTGGGCCACATCTGGGTGTTTCTTAATGAAGTCTCCATCGCTAGGCAACAGGAACTCCCAGCCCCGGTTGACGCGAGGCACCGCCATGTGCTCCAGGAACTCCTTCACATCCTCCGGAGGAAGCTGACAGAGATGTTACAGAAGAGCTTGTTTATATTTACCTGAGAGAGCAAGGCAGCTGCAGCCTGATAGTTACAGACACGAGTCGGAGCAAAGCACTTAAACAACTGCAGCACCAATGAAGCAGCATCAGGCCGAGAGTACAAGACTGTGTTGGCACCCAACAGCTGCCAGGCGAGAGGCTGAGTGTGTTCAAGACCAACTCCCACAGAGGAGCTCCACCTGGCTGCTGCACATACTAATTTATTCATTACTCAACTGATGCCATTTGTGACATAGATTTGGTGCCAAATTTAACCGTTTTCATTAACTTAAGActccataaaaacacaaaaaagtccctctaaaatatcacattagaACACCTAGACTTTGAGGAGCACCATAGAAAAATTTCTGCTGTGATCTGATgacaaaaacttttgacatttagtgatttctgtaagaactgcatttttcaGAGACAGAATGGTGTGCATTCCGTTCTGcaaattgctcagaaactcGCGTTTATTGTCAATATAGCTAGGAAACCCAGAAATCCTCTGAATGCCCTAGGTCTCCTCTTTGTGGTtataaagtttcatgaggctgtgattatcctagaggtcactataggtcattttatacagtgatgtcaactTTCATGGTCTGACTACAATGAAATGGTTTCTATGGGGGCTAAcaacatcacacaggaatcaaatgtggctcattgaatccacaagagtctcagctttccagtcaaagccaactgatgcagctccaagactgtttaggccccagtctgcacacacacaccattttacaacaggccacaagaacacatgtggactgcaggctttgtggcccaaaccgcaagggattagcagaaggtgggcgtgtctgcaaaggggagagccgtgactgcccagagaacccgttttcattcacacatctggaggtcagaggtcaggggaccctgctggaaaccctctacagcctctgaaagacagtatGTCAGCCGTTAAGGGGTTAAAGAGGAGATCCTTACCTTGATGACGGCTGAAATCTCCTTCCTCATCACGGAGCGCTCTTGAGTGAACCTCCACATCTAAAAGAGGATAAGTAACTACAACTTAAGATACATGTAgaccacacacaaaaacatgctgaCTAACTGTGAATCCTgagagagaaacttttttttttttttcaaagtgacGACATCTCACCACAAAGTCTCTGCCTCGACACAGCACTTCAGCGGGGACGCCACTGTGGGGACTGCAGCTGTTTTTAGGATACAGAACATCgctggggaaaagaaaaaaatagcagatTACTGAGCTAGTGGGCCAGTCTGTTTGATGGgatgaaatatttaaacagtAAGTGATGCAAGCCTTGCATATCTTTCTAATTGTAATATTCTTTTGTGGGTTGTatcatgtgtgtgttcaacacGCTCATTTTCAACAATTGTGTTAAAGTGTGTCAAATGGGCTGTGACACTTTGAATAAATTTTGCCTGGAAGCAATTCAAACTGCTGGGGAGATTTGCATTCTGCAGGAGATAAATCCTCCCTCACCTCTTGACAACCCAGTTCCCCTGAACCAGCAGCGCCACCTGTTGGATGCAGCGCAGCACTGCAGTGGAGTCGGTGCCAGACGCCAGCAGACCCATGAGGTTCGCAAATGGCATCACCTTGactggagaggagaaagagagaaaagatgagaataaataaacataaactgtACATTAGTTATACGGTAAAAATGTGTACAGCCCTTTTACTTTCCTCTCACTTTATTGCTTATTATtgcgtttttattttttaagttatgGGCTCAGATTAGTCATTTTACTTATTTGGCAATATTTACATTTGGCTTATTCTTATCTTTTCGCGTTATTGTTACagtgtgattttaattattgtttgtttttattggtgcTGTTTTTGCTTGGACTCCAGGAAGATTAGCAGCCACTTTCTGGAAGCAAATGGGGAGACAAATAAAGAACAAAGATTATTTTTAACAGGGTGCTTCACACTGCTCTTTCCCACATTTCCTCAGTGTCAttcagcgaaaaaaaaaaaaaaaaagtattgctaacagctaacagcaTGCAAGGTCTTCTTCATCTGGTATCGTGTCACACCTCTGCTGATGCTTTTTCAGTCTGTGACCATCTTAGTTTAGATCGCTGACCTACCGTTCTTCATCAGGGTCTTGACTTGGTCTCCCAGCGGCAGGGTGCGCAGCTGAGCCATGGAGAGCACGTTACTGGGACCAACAGGCTTCACGCTGACATGAGGAGAAAATAATTAGAGAGGGGAGTGAAGTTAACCTCACCTCAATGAAGAAGTTAGCTTGTTTTAGAAGAGTTAAGGAATACTTACACTTTTTCTTCTGCTAGAGGAGGCATCAGCATGGCCAGGTACTCCCTGAGGAAACAGGATAACAATTTAAAGAGCCAAGTATGGAGGCAAGCATCAGTggaccaaaataaaaatcatgtttctGTGGTTCTCAGTTAACCTAACTGCACATGAGGAGAACCACGATTTATGTTTTCCCTCACCACCGGTCTTGTAtgttaagttttgtttgtttgttttgggcaaaacacaAGCTTACAGTGACCACATTTAACACAGCTTTGGATTAATAACGCTAGGCTAATTACTGACTTTTCTATGAGCCAGATCCCAAGATTTTCTCTGCCATGTTGAACAACCTTCACTGTACATTTGTTTTGCAGCCAATCAACAATGACGCCCTGCCAGCGCAACAAGAATTCAGGTAGACACCTGAGAGCCCGTTGTTCACAGATCTTTCGTTTTGGTGCACCAGGAGCCACAGAATCAGCTATTACTTTGTTTGTAATTACTGTACATATTCAATAtcaaattaatttcataaaAAATTACTGGCCTCATATTCTGATTCCATGAGacaatattataaaatattataaaagcCTCTGCTTAAGTCTATGTATTTTAAAGTGATGAGATGCATCCAAAATGTGATCGGTTTGTACTCACTTTGGAGTTTTGACCAGCTCTGAGTTCTCGGTGGTGTCCATCGCCTGGCAGTAGAGGTACTGCCTTTCGTGCTCCGAGCGCCCATCCTGAACACAAATAATGACACAATGATAAACCTgatgcaacaaaccatttatgACAAGCCGTCCTGTCAATAATAAAGTGAACAGCCCACATCATGAGCAACAATATTGAATACAATATTTATGATGAATAAAGAGTGGAAAAAGAGCCCGTCTGCACACATCTGCCCTCAAACGTGTGTAAATTTAGTAACACCTGCACAAAGCTGACATTTCGTGTGTGCTAATCTGATGAAAAGCTGTGAATAAATTTTCACTCGTGGGAGAGAGATAATCACCGTGTGGACTGTTACTAGAGGAGGTCAGGTAAGGCCGTTTCTACCAGTTACTCAATGATTTCAATCCCATGCAAATCAACATTATGTGTGATTGATACAGATATAAATTACAAATTCTTTGCACAGGCAACACATTCTGACACACGGGAATGATATGCCCCATTAGTAACACAGTGGgaataaaatacatacagtatacactaTTCAGATCAAAAACTATCattaatttgtaatttaaatGTGACATATTTCAGGTTTAGCTGACAAGAGTACAATAGGTCAGAATAATTCAACAAAAATCAATGGTAAGCTTATTATACTCACACTGGAAAATTAAAAGTTCTGTAATTGAATTTTATAAAAGTTTATCTGTACCCAGTATCAGCTGATATTCAAGATTTAGTACAGCTGGTGGAAGGTGTACCAAAAGCAGAAAACCTGCTATAAGAACATCCCAGATGGTGAGAGCGCCCCCCACCTTGACACCGTGGTAGTGCAGGTGACTCCAGGGCTCCTCTGCCTGCTTCTTCTGGAGGAACTCATAGGACTGGATCCTCCTCTGCCGGGCCTGCTCCGACTCCGGACGAGCAAACCTCACCTGGGGCAAACAGAAATAAATtggatgaaataaataaataaatagaggaaGGGCTTTATTAAGGCCTTGTTCCAACTGAAGATGAATCAGATTTGTATCTCAGATCATATCTTTAAGACACACTGTCCTTGCTGTTATTTGCAAGTAATCAGATTGGATtagtgtgtccagacatcaccaacctaccgggttgctatggtaacaactTAGGCACCAGTTACTACATACACTGATGACGTGGTTTTCTAACATGGACGCATGAGAAATGAACAGAGGCCTCCCTCCAAAGTGCCAGTAGACACTTCATTTCAGTGTCTGTTGTTCtgtgtgttgtcctccatgCCGTTCTGCTAGCAGCAGCCTGTTTTATATGATTCTATCAGCCGCTGCTCTAATGCACTTCTGTCACTCTAGTTGACGTCATTATTGTGTGTCGCATTGCGAGTGACGCAAAATacactttgaaatcctatttgagcATCCGGACGGAGACACATCTGTGGAAATCCcatgcaaaacacatttcaaaccacctccacctcacattttgtgtgtttttggctgGCCAGAccttctaaaatcaatctgggtGTGACAAAAAACGGATTTGGGCTGGTGGTCACCGCGTGCGACCGAGTGATCAGGTGAGGATAAAATCTCACCGTGATGGCCTTGGCCTCATCCTCAGCTTCATCCTGAGAGGAGTCTCCACCTGAAGAAATAACACAGCAGAGATAAGACAGACAGCTTTGACAAACTGAATCAAATTCAACATCATCATTtctaaaatacataataaatgcACACCAGGGCTGGcataacatttcatttaaatattaacctacacacaaaaatgttgtATTTACACTCTTATTTATCTATTAGACTccactattattactattattagtagtagtagtagtagcagtattggtagcagtagtagtagtattagcacaTGACATGACCGCTTCTTGTGTTTACTGCCTCAGCTGCTGTGGTCAAAGTTCTTCTGTTACGAGTGCaacgtgctttttttttttataactgaTGCTGTAATACAAGATAATCTCTCATTTTGTTTGCATGCTggaacaagaacaacaaaacacaccttcATTGgccgcctccctctctctggtttTGCTGTCAGCTTTGTCCAGGTAGGTGAAGCTGGGTCTCATCTGGAGGATTCCCTGCAGAGGCGTGACATGAAGCTCTCCTGTTGACACCATTAACAACACAATCAGACACCAAACCTAAAACGTTGGACAGGTGATAGTGTATCAGTGGTAAGAAATTCCAAATTGATTcatgcagacagaaaaaaaaccggGGCGAAAAATAATGACTTTGCTTTTATGTTAGAACATCATATCAGTTCAATTTGCACACATTTGACCCTttgattgaaaaagaaaaaaggtgagAAGTAACTGAACCCCAAACAAAAACCTCATCCTAATGGTGAAAAGCAACGTGGCTGCTTTTAAAAAGGAATGCtccagacagcttcagagttgccgTTTATTCACTTTGAAgaagctaggctaatgactcccacagacttcaagtctttatgctaagctaacatgagaTGCTACCCATTACAAGTGAACCACTGCACGCacggaggtgaaaatggtatcaaaacaTCTTGTCACAGTCTgagtaagtcagaaaaaggggagTTTGCCCACAAAGCTGGAGTATTAATTTAATGCGAGCAGGCAGGATACAGGTAACACTGGTTTCACAGGTAGCCACCGTAATGAACAGCGACAGTATCTGACAGCAAATGAAAACACGAGTGCCTGGTGCTGGTTATCGGAACAGACCTTTGCGGAAAATAGCAGCTGCATATCTGGAGGTGTTGGTGGTGGCCTGGATGGAGGAGAAGGTCTGTTTGTCCATCATTTTCCTGTGTAAAAACAGTGCGACATGAACACCAATGCATTGTCCATATCACTACaacaatgctaaaaaaaaaaaaagcttggaaACAGCTCTGTTATTAAGAAACAGAACCATATGGTCACAATCAGCACCATCATCTGGATCGGCCAAcaaaggctttaaaatgaaatatcagtgtTGGCCCAAAATGAAATCTGCCAATATTAAAGTTCAATAAGATGACACTTGAATTATGCTGAACACTCAAGCGAATAtatgcattttgaaaagatttgtattttatgtctgcatctgctggtGGCCCATCACAATAAGAGTgggcataataaaatgttaattccaatGCAGTAGAAACTTTgtctgcaattaggtggaaaaaatatgtgcatatataaatattagCATCAACAAACAGCCAAAAAGTTAGAAATTATTAGcatattggaaaaaaacattattgtgcatccctacttAAATGATACTCCTTTTCTAAGGCTAAACACCTGCTGACTAATACTGACTTTCATTTCCTTGCTTGCTGGCAAAGTCATGCCACAATTTCACCTGGATGTGACATCACCAGTCAGCAGCCAATCATGTGCTTGTGTTGCTATACAGTGTGCCTCacctactgctactacaacaatcattcagtaataaaaaaaaaaaaaaaaaagagagagggaagaataGACGTACACGGAGTAAGTGTTACTTTCGTCATAGGTGGTGCCATCCACGTTGAGAGCGATCTGTTCTCCTTTGCTGCGACAGTAGTTGGGACTCATTGTGTTGATGGCCATttccagctccacctgcacgGCGGGTAGGTCGCACATCAAGgcaattacacacacattcaaatgaaatactaaatgatttgtttttttaggcgacaagaaatctttttttttaccctttgcTGCTTGGGTTTGATCTTAGCAGATAAGTGGTTGACATCATCGTAGGTCATAGTGTTTGGTCGAACAGGGTACTGTGTCGGAAATTGATAAACCTGATTAGCGACACTTCACACATCAGGTTTTGAGGAAACTCAAAATCAGCGTTCTGCAAAGCCAACACAATGCAGTAGAAAAATCTTTACCTGAAAAAGATAGAGCTTGTCTGCAAGGCTTTTGGCTAGATACACgtcaatctaaaaaaaaaaaaagggacaaaacACTGAGGTTAAGTTGTTCTCTGTACACGCAGACTGTGTGAGAAACCAGTGTGTCGTCACATTTTCACCGGACGCTCTGGACATACCTCTTCTATAATGGGGTCGTCGTCATCCCCACTGGCCATATTGCTGGAAGCAGAgtggggagggaggtggggggagaAGAGGTGTTACAGGGGAGTAGCGGCAGTAGATCTCAGAGACCCAACCTAGAAATCAAAGAAACATTAAGTCACGCAGTTACGGCTCGCCTTACAGCACCACAGCCTCATACTGTACCACTGTATgaattttaatattgtttttattactgaatCGATTTCAAGTTACGGTTTATATCATGTGAAACTAGACGATCTAAGGAATCTGTACAAGCATGTCATTCTAAGTTGAGGGCAAGGGGACTAAATATCGCTCCAGAGTTCATCTAAAATTAGGCAAGGGAACTGGCATTTTCAAGCGGGTCCCCTGACCTctagatatctgaatgaaaatcagttctctgggcagccatggGCCTCCCCTAATcccatgcagtccaaatgtgctcttttggcctgttgtaaaatggtgtatttgtgcagactggcgcctaaacagtcttggagttgcatcaattggctttgactggaaagctgagactcttgtggatccaatgagccacatttgattcatgtgcgGTGATGTTAGCCCCATCAAGTAGCCACTTCAGAGTAGGGAGACCATTTTTTGACGTcagtgtataaaatgacccattgtGACCTTTTGAACAATTagagcctcatgaaactttacaccAATAAACCAGAAGAtaattcaaacaacaaaaactgccataaatcataatatcaaaTTGCAGTACTTGTAGAATCGCAATACATTTCAGAATATTGTGACAGTATCGACACAGGAGATTGACATATTGTCCAAGCCGGATTAAATAATGCAGTTATACAACACAGCCTCACACTTTACCAAGAGCATACACCCAAATTAGTGAAAAGCACAGGGTGTGTCAGACATTTGATGCAGCAGCAACACCGTGAGGCTCATCCTGGTGAACAAAGTCAGGTGTGATTCAGCAGATCAACACCAGATCAATTAGGGCTCATTAGGAAGCCGTCAGGAGAGCCGGTCTCACAGCTTTCAGGGCATCACGAAGCTCCCGAAGAGAtcctttgaaaacaaaataaaccctAAGAGCAATTAAAGCAAATCATGGTCCAACCTTCAGTTATGAAAACCACGagaatgcagtgtgtgttaccTGAGAGTGAATTATCACTGACGGCCAGGTGAAAACTGACATGATGCAAGCACATGCAATCCACATTAGACCAGTTTAGAGTTACACACTGGGTATAACAGGTCGACTGAAGACTACACACTGATCTGCGTCTTCATTAATCAAAACGGGTCATCAGTAATACCTGAGGAAAGAAGCCTTAGTTTGTGGCTAAGTTAGCTACAAACTAGCGAGCTAACACTACCACAGGCCCGCACTGCAATGCGGTCCAAGTTTCACTCCGTCTCCCAGAACAACTCGGACTTcaaaaagcagcaaagcagAGAGGAAAGTAGCGCAACATTTCCTCTTTGTAACTCTCCTCTCTAACGCCGGGGAGCACAAATCGTAATTAGCAGGCTGGTAGCCGGGCTAGCCGACGTTAGCTGAACGTTAGCTAGCTTAGCTCGCCACACATGTCAGTCAAAAATAACAGAAAGTCATTCAGCAGGCCTCGGGTTTTAACGTGAGCGGCATAACAAAACAGATGTGGCCGAGACTCACCTGCTCCCTTTGCCGTCCGCTCTCAGCTAGCTCATCCGTGTGTCGGCAGCCCAGAAAGCTGCTGCGCCCTACTGCGATAGCAAAGTGTctgtgagtgtcagtgtgtgtgtgttaactcgGGCTAACACTCAAGCTGAAGTCCATTGGTGTTTTGTAGCATGTTGACTCCTCTTCAGACACGTGGGGAGGAGCCGATGCCCACAATGCAAAGCGACTCTGCTGGAGTGAGATCATGCTTCGTCGGTCGCCGTTATATGTCCCTGTGATTTCTGCTAATTTTaagcaaatatgaaaataatgatgGGCACACACTCGGCTTGACCGCAGGTGTGTTTCGGCGGATCACTCCAGTCTTTAAGGTGGAGAGAGTCGGGTGTGATTTTATGAAAAGGGATTATCTGGCAGCggtgggattcgaacccacgccCCCGAAGAGACTGGAGCCTTAATCCAGCGCCTTAGACCGCTCGGCCACGCTACCGTATATGCGAATATCACAgggacaataaataaaaaatatagtaTATTAATTATTCTAAATTGTAGGTTTTAGTCCTCATGTTACCTTCAAACCTACTGACATTTTTTATCAAGTGGGGTCAGTTTCACCCGAGTGACTTAAATCTCCAGAAAATTATTGTAACCAACATTGTTACTCAAGTTTTTGAtggcgtattagggccactgtagtgAGACGGGGCTTTATATTCCGAGAaaagaaactcagaatttccgagattaaagtcgtaaactGATGAGGAAGAAAATTCTGATATTCTCTGGGAGTAACGTGGCAAATGTGCGAGGAAAACACTCACAACATTATGaggaaaaacttgaaaattcagagattgtaaagtcacaaaaatatGTATGGTGTGCAAATGTTCATTGGGTCaaatttggacaaaaaaagCAGACAATGCGCTCTCCATGGAGAAACTCACCTGCCTCATGAACAACGCCACTTTAAATCATGCAAAACAAACGCAGCagctttgttttgcattttgtgttgttgttcagATGCAGCCTGCACCATGCactcctttaaaaaaatcaccttgAAAATGGTCTGTCCTTTATTTTGTGAGCCAACATGAAACTTGACTGTTCCCATTTGTCAGTGTGTCCCATGTCAAACTCAACCCAAGTGTTGTGCGACACTGCCATCTGCAGGACAGTGGGTGCATAGCACAACCCCTTTGTCAAATCTGGTAATCGGACGGTTGGTGGTTCGATCCCCTGGTCCTCCAAGGAGCCTGTcgaaatgtccttgagcaagacactgagctCCTAATCCCTGCTGATGGGCGCTTTGAGTGGCCAGTAAGCTaaagaaaaaactcaacaaaaatgcagtccatttaatttgttttcttataCAAATGTAAATTCTGAAGCAGTTTTGGATTCAgcaattgaaattgaattgttTCACGGCTGCTCCATGACATCAAATATTA
This genomic interval from Myripristis murdjan chromosome 19, fMyrMur1.1, whole genome shotgun sequence contains the following:
- the polr3e gene encoding DNA-directed RNA polymerase III subunit RPC5; the encoded protein is MASGDDDDPIIEEIDVYLAKSLADKLYLFQYPVRPNTMTYDDVNHLSAKIKPKQQRVELEMAINTMSPNYCRSKGEQIALNVDGTTYDESNTYSVKMMDKQTFSSIQATTNTSRYAAAIFRKGELHVTPLQGILQMRPSFTYLDKADSKTREREAANEGGDSSQDEAEDEAKAITVRFARPESEQARQRRIQSYEFLQKKQAEEPWSHLHYHGVKDGRSEHERQYLYCQAMDTTENSELVKTPKEYLAMLMPPLAEEKVVKPVGPSNVLSMAQLRTLPLGDQVKTLMKNVKVMPFANLMGLLASGTDSTAVLRCIQQVALLVQGNWVVKSDVLYPKNSCSPHSGVPAEVLCRGRDFVMWRFTQERSVMRKEISAVIKLPPEDVKEFLEHMAVPRVNRGWEFLLPSDGDFIKKHPDVAHRQHMLWLGIQSKLEKVFNFSKEDFMPKNAPQPEPVHISGEQRLKAAQDRVRENQSSLQQDLNAKRQGAKPSAHIKQELVINREDEPMDTTSPHSSSSIPNGSINGYPISISPISDHTNGNGGSPATSPSPELRDFVSKTFRKHFVLTLSELKRLFNLHLASLPAGHSLFSSISDRLLQDTILLSQCKQILVPFPAQSTAAPDEQKVFGVWETGDTFDKHRRLLFELFTKNYRVKRNMVQTRLVQEFGDDVSKADIDRLLRECCCSRTGMWYLKGTIQS